From the genome of Pseudomonadota bacterium, one region includes:
- a CDS encoding YeeE/YedE family protein, which yields MSTEQWLGLITGVIFGFLLQKGRVLRFDKQVGAMLLKDMTIFKFMLSAILVGMVGILLLSDAGIIALSRKPMNVGAVVLGGALFGTGWAIMGFCPGTSIGAIGEGRWHAVFAVIGMLAGAAIYAELYPFFKSTILSWKDFGKIGLPETIGISQWIIVPIFWVVAIALFVIFEKKKI from the coding sequence ATGAGCACAGAACAGTGGTTGGGGCTTATTACCGGAGTAATATTCGGATTTTTACTGCAAAAAGGTCGTGTCCTTCGTTTTGATAAACAGGTAGGTGCCATGTTGTTAAAGGATATGACAATATTTAAATTCATGTTGTCTGCTATATTGGTTGGAATGGTAGGCATACTTCTTCTTTCGGATGCCGGTATTATAGCATTAAGCCGCAAGCCTATGAATGTCGGTGCTGTAGTACTAGGAGGCGCACTATTTGGAACAGGATGGGCAATAATGGGTTTTTGTCCTGGGACTTCGATCGGAGCTATAGGAGAAGGGCGTTGGCATGCTGTTTTTGCCGTAATCGGAATGCTTGCCGGGGCTGCGATATATGCAGAACTATATCCGTTTTTTAAATCAACTATTCTTTCCTGGAAAGATTTCGGAAAGATAGGGCTTCCTGAAACAATAGGGATATCACAGTGGATAATTGTCCCAATATTTTGGGTTGTGGCAATAGCTTTATTTGTTATATTTGAAAAGAAAAAAATATGA
- a CDS encoding 3-hydroxybutyryl-CoA dehydrogenase, whose amino-acid sequence MEIKKFGVIGAGQMGNGIAQVAAMSGVEVIMNDIKDEFVQRGLATITKNLSRSVDKGKMTAEEKDAVLKRIKTSTDLKDMADADFVVEAATENEILKFQIFKDLDKICPANIILSTNTSSIPIGRIASQTKRPDKVIGMHFMNPVPVMKLVEVIRGIATSDETYKTTWDLSIKFGKTPAASEDFPGFIANRILMPMINEAIFCLYHGVGKKEDIDTVMKLGMNHPMGPLALADLIGLDTCLAIMETMYDGFKDSKYRPCPLLRKYVEAGWLGKKTGRGFYEYK is encoded by the coding sequence ATGGAAATTAAAAAATTTGGTGTTATCGGAGCAGGTCAGATGGGAAACGGTATCGCTCAGGTTGCTGCAATGAGCGGTGTTGAAGTTATAATGAATGATATAAAAGATGAATTTGTGCAGCGCGGGCTTGCTACAATTACAAAAAACCTTTCCCGAAGTGTTGACAAGGGAAAGATGACTGCTGAAGAAAAAGATGCTGTTTTAAAACGCATTAAAACAAGTACAGATCTTAAAGATATGGCAGACGCAGATTTTGTCGTGGAAGCTGCCACAGAAAATGAGATTTTAAAATTTCAGATATTTAAAGACCTTGATAAGATATGTCCTGCAAATATAATTCTTTCAACAAACACTTCTTCAATTCCGATAGGACGCATAGCATCCCAGACAAAAAGACCTGACAAAGTAATCGGGATGCATTTTATGAATCCCGTGCCGGTAATGAAGCTTGTTGAAGTTATACGCGGAATCGCAACATCCGATGAGACTTATAAAACAACATGGGATCTTTCGATCAAGTTCGGCAAAACTCCGGCTGCTTCAGAAGATTTTCCTGGATTTATTGCGAACAGGATTCTTATGCCCATGATAAATGAAGCTATATTCTGCCTTTATCATGGAGTTGGAAAAAAAGAAGATATCGATACTGTTATGAAACTTGGGATGAATCATCCAATGGGCCCTCTTGCCCTTGCCGATCTTATTGGACTTGATACCTGTCTTGCTATTATGGAAACAATGTATGACGGATTCAAAGACTCTAAATACAGGCCATGTCCGCTGCTTCGAAAATATGTAGAAGCAGGATGGCTTGGGAAAAAGACGGGGCGGGGTTTTTACGAATACAAATAA
- a CDS encoding acetyl-CoA C-acetyltransferase, which yields MKEAVIVSAVRTPLGSFNGSLGSVGATTLGAIAIEEAVKRAGIDKKDVNEVMMGLVLPCGYGQNPAKQAAVLANMPWETESITINKVCGSALKTVMLAAQAIQTGDAEVVVAGGMESMSLAPYYLDKARFGYRMGEGKLKDHMINDGLWDIVNDFHMGMSNELCSEKYNISREDQDRYADESYRRALHSISSGRFKDEIVPVEVKTRKGVKIFDTDECPQETSYEMLSKMKAAFKKDGLGTAGNASIISDGAAAVVVMSREKAEKLGCKIMATIGAQASYGIDMKYVLVAPIWAIPKCLAKEGILKEDVDLYEINEAFSGSTVAVLRELDLDPSKVNVNGGGVALGHPIGASGCRVLVTLLHEMIKQDKKTGLVSLCLGGGEAVALVVKR from the coding sequence ATGAAAGAAGCTGTTATTGTTAGCGCTGTCAGGACACCTCTTGGCAGTTTTAATGGGTCTTTAGGAAGTGTAGGAGCCACAACGCTCGGAGCTATTGCAATTGAGGAAGCTGTTAAGAGAGCTGGCATAGACAAAAAAGATGTTAATGAAGTTATGATGGGATTAGTACTGCCATGTGGTTACGGCCAGAATCCTGCTAAACAGGCTGCAGTACTTGCGAATATGCCATGGGAAACGGAAAGCATTACCATAAACAAGGTTTGCGGTTCAGCCTTAAAAACAGTAATGCTTGCAGCGCAGGCAATTCAAACAGGAGATGCCGAAGTTGTTGTTGCAGGAGGTATGGAAAGCATGAGTTTAGCTCCATACTACCTTGATAAGGCTCGCTTTGGGTACCGTATGGGGGAAGGAAAATTAAAAGACCACATGATTAACGACGGCCTGTGGGATATAGTAAATGATTTTCATATGGGAATGTCTAATGAACTATGTTCCGAAAAGTACAACATAAGCCGGGAAGACCAGGATCGTTATGCAGACGAATCTTACAGACGTGCATTGCATTCAATTTCTTCAGGCCGCTTTAAGGATGAAATTGTTCCTGTTGAAGTTAAGACAAGAAAAGGGGTTAAGATTTTTGATACGGATGAATGCCCCCAGGAGACGAGCTATGAAATGCTTTCAAAGATGAAAGCCGCTTTTAAAAAAGACGGGCTTGGTACTGCCGGAAATGCTTCAATAATTAGCGATGGTGCTGCAGCTGTTGTTGTGATGTCAAGAGAAAAAGCTGAAAAACTCGGATGCAAAATTATGGCAACGATAGGCGCCCAGGCTTCATATGGCATAGACATGAAGTATGTGCTTGTTGCTCCCATATGGGCTATTCCGAAGTGCCTTGCAAAAGAAGGTATTTTAAAAGAAGATGTAGACCTTTATGAAATAAACGAAGCTTTCAGCGGATCAACGGTTGCAGTTCTTCGCGAGCTTGACCTGGACCCTTCAAAAGTCAATGTAAACGGCGGAGGCGTAGCTCTTGGACATCCCATTGGAGCCAGTGGATGCCGTGTGCTTGTTACTCTTTTACATGAAATGATAAAACAGGATAAGAAAACCGGGCTTGTTTCCCTGTGCCTTGGCGGTGGAGAAGCAGTTGCTTTGGTTGTAAAAAGATAA
- a CDS encoding cupin domain-containing protein yields MSTKKADSTVGVGKKIQKIRTQKKVALDRIANETGFSIDYLKDIEAGSVFPPVGALLQIAKALEIDSGFFLKEQESALKKRSKDYTKRTENYAYNTLTPGAEKKHLKAFKVTIEPLQEHKGVSYHHEGEEFVYVLKGKVEVTVGEHINKLSEGDSLHFNSGIRHMLKNIGKEIAELLVVIYGP; encoded by the coding sequence ATGAGTACAAAAAAAGCCGATTCTACAGTTGGAGTAGGAAAGAAAATCCAGAAAATCAGAACCCAAAAAAAGGTTGCTCTTGACCGGATAGCAAATGAAACTGGTTTTTCAATAGATTATCTTAAAGATATTGAGGCAGGTAGCGTGTTTCCTCCTGTCGGAGCACTTCTCCAGATTGCAAAAGCCCTTGAAATAGATTCGGGGTTTTTCCTTAAAGAGCAGGAATCGGCTTTAAAAAAACGTAGTAAAGACTACACCAAACGAACGGAAAATTACGCTTATAACACTCTTACACCGGGTGCGGAAAAAAAGCATTTAAAAGCTTTCAAGGTAACTATTGAGCCATTGCAGGAGCATAAAGGTGTAAGCTATCATCATGAAGGTGAAGAATTTGTGTATGTGCTTAAAGGAAAAGTGGAGGTGACTGTAGGAGAACATATAAACAAACTTTCAGAAGGTGATTCACTCCATTTTAATTCCGGGATAAGGCATATGCTGAAAAATATCGGCAAAGAAATTGCTGAACTTCTTGTAGTAATTTACGGGCCATGA